The DNA region ATTATATTTCGATCCTATTCGTAATGCTGCTCTACCGGAGGCAGGTACTCCTGGAGCGTAAGCTGTTTCATGTACGCCTGCATTCCTGGGGATTGCAGACCTGGCGGACGTTTCTCGGCGGATTGCTGGCAGGGCTTGCGGTGTCTGTCGCTGTCGCCTTCCTGGGGGTAAGCCTAAGCCTGGGGGCGATTATCTGCATCTGGGTCACCTCATTGATCTTGATGCTGTTTCATATCCGGTATTTGTGCTTTGCTTATTCCATCGGACTGCTTGGCATTCTCCAGTTCGTGTTAAGCTGGTTTCCGAATCTGGCAGCGGAGGGCTGGGTCCATACGGTGCTGTCCACCATCCGCAGTCTGGATATTCCTGCCCTGCTGGCGCTGGCCGCCGTGCTGCATTTCGCCGAAGCCGTTCTGGTCAAGCTGCAGGGGTCAGGCTTTGCGACGCCGCTGTTCCTGGAAGGGAAGCGGGGCAAGCTGGTCGGCGGCTATCATATGCAGAGCTTCTGGCCGCTGCCGTTGTTCATGCTCGTTCCTGCCGCCGGCGGAGGGGCCGTGCTTCCGTGGACGCCGTTCTTTGGCGGGGATGCGTGGAGCGGCGGATTTATGATGATGGCGCTGCCGGTCGTCATCGGCTTCGGCGAGATGACGCAGAGCATGCTGCCCAAGGAGAAGGCGGCGATCACCTCCAAGCGGCTGATCATTTACGCCGCGGTCGTGCTCGCATTGAGCATGCTTGCCGAATGGTGGTCGCCGCTGTCCCTGATTGCGGCATTGGCCGCTCTGCTGCTGCATGAAGGATTGGTATGGTACAGCCGGTATGAAGAGCAGCAGCGCAGTCCGGTATTTGTGCATCCCGTACGCGGATTACGCGTGCTGGCTGTTCTGCCGGATAGCCCGGCCCATGAGCTTGGCATTCAGCCGGGTGAGACGATTCTGAAGGTGAATGGGATCCTGGTTCACAGCAAAGAGCAGCTTCACGGCGCCCTCCGGCAGAACCCGGCTTTTTGCAAGCTGGAGGTTCGGAACCATCAGGGCGAAAGCAAGTTTTTGCAGCGCGCCATCTATGCCGGGGACCATCATCAGCTGGGAGCGATCGTAGCCCCGGATCCGCGCGATGGCATTGCCGCCCGATTGAAGCCGGTAAGTCTTATTACGCTGCTGGCGAACAAGCTGCATGTCCAAAAGTTTCGCAAGGATCCGGCGGGCGAGAAGGCTCGCCGATCGGAAGAAGCGGGATTTCCTTCATAAATGGGAATGACGGTGCTTGTCGAAGGGACAAGCATCGTTTTTTTTCATTTCAGGGTGTACTTCAAGTTACTTGCAACTTAATGGAAGCCATGTGCGTCTGTATCCACAAATAGCCGGTGAAGGCGTAGAGGGGGAAATGAAGTGGCTTCATTATCTAAAGCAGCTGTGATCTGGACGGTTGTGGCCGCAGGGGTGCTATCGATCATAGGATGTGAGCCGGGAGAATCATCTTCCCCGCCGAAGACAGCGTACGAAGCCCCGCGGGATCCGGCAAAGGGGTTTGCCGCGAGCCATGCAGACACGAGAGATGCCGAAACTGCGGCAGGGCCGGAGGAAGCGGTCGTTTATGAAGGGCTGGTAGCCGGAAAAAATACGATCTTGGGCACGAATAAGATCAAATACCGCATTCTGATCCTTCGCAAGGTCGATGAACAGACAGCAGTGAACGGCATGCAGCGCGATCTGGAGCAGCTGGCGATAGCTTCAAATGGAGCGTGGTATGAGGTGAGTCGGGAGCAGTTTGATCTCATCCGGCGCGGGCAGCGCGTAAAGGTGGTATCGACGAACGAGCAGCTGGATATGCGTCCACCCGTTCGCGCGGCACAAACCGTGGATATTCTGCAGGAACCGGAAGAACCGTTCCATTTTAAATTTCTGGATGATGTCATAACGGGTACGGTTCGTTCACTGGACGCCAATCAAAGGCGGATCGAGCTGGACATTTCGGCGTGGGTGAACCGGGATAAGAAGGGTGCTATTGAAGACATCGGGCACGTGATAAGGGTGAATATCGATGAAGAGACGGTGCTGCGTGACGAGCAGGAGAGAAAGCTGAAGCTGTCCTTCATCAAGACTGGAGATAAACTGAATGTTGTGCCGGCGGGAGGAAGCTACCGGTATGACCGGGATGGCGGCCAACAGCCTTTGCGGGCAGATCGGATCATAAGGCTGGAGCAGACGCGGAAGGAAAAGCTCCGGAGGTTGATTGCCCAAGGACCGGGCGGAATCCATACGGTCCTGATGGATCAAGCGGGAAGTGACGCAAGCGAGCAATGGGATGAGCTTGCGGCACAAGTGCCTGGAGCTTTATATGGCGGTTATTCCGCCATCGAATACCGTGAGGGAGATACTGTCGATTATAAGCTGGAGCTCGGACTCGATAGATTGCTGGCCTATCTCGTGTTCGACCGCGAAGACCTGCTCTTTCGTACCGAATCGGTGAAAGAGCTGCAGCGCTGGTTCAATCTGAGAGCTGCCGAGCAGCGCTGAAGCATAGAGATGCGTAACCCAACATAACCGTATCATAACCAAGGCCTGCAAAGCGCGGCTTTCCATGAAGGAAGACTCCGCTTTGCAGGCCTTATTGACGGTTAAATCGATCATTAGTCAGCTCTGAACTTTCTTCAAATAAAAGATCGCAATTTGCGTCCGGTCGCGCAGACTGAGCTTGCCCAAAATATCGGTCACGTAATTCTTGACGGTGCCCTCGCTCAGGTACAGCCGGCCGGCAATCTCCTTGTTGGACAGGCCGTCGGCAATGAGGGTAACAATGTTGCATTCCGCCGGCGTCAAACCAAACGCCTCCAGCCTGGCCGGCGTCTGGGGAGCGGGCTGCGCGGCAGGGCGGAGCATCCCGGTCAGCTTGCGGGCAATATCGGGATGAATCAGCATATTGCCGTCATGGACGGTTTTGATGCCCTGGATAATGCGGTCGGGCGGGATGTTCTTGAGCAGATAGCCGCTTGCCCCGTTTCGCAAAGCCTCCGCAATATAATCCTCATCATCAAACGTGGTCAGCATCAGCACCCGGATGTCGGGGTATTTCTCCCGGATGCGCAAGGTGCCCTCGACGCCGTCGCACACCGGCATGCGGATATCCATCAGCACGACGTCGGCAGCCAGGCCGTCTTCCAGCAAGGCGAGCGCCTCCCCGCCGTGAGCCGCTGCTCCGGTTACTTCGATATCCGGATCCATCCCTACGAGCAGCTTCAAGCTCTCCCGAATGAACGGGTCATCATCGACAATCAGTACGGAAATCATGTAAGCACTACCTTTTCGTTAAATTTGACGCTTGTTCCTTCATCGATACATTTATACGATCTCACGCTTTCGGTAAACCGGCAGCCGGGTGATCACGGTAAACGGAGCGTTTTGCTGCACCGTAAGCGTTCCGCCAACGACCTTGGTTCGCTCCAGCATGCCGCTGAAGCCGATGCCCTGCCTGCCTCGGCCCGGCTCCGCTCCATCGGCCGGCTCCGGCACTTTGCCGTTGTTGCAGACCTCCATGCGAACCTCATCTTCCCCGTAATGCAGGTAAATGCGGACATGGGTGGCTCCC from Paenibacillus ihbetae includes:
- a CDS encoding PDZ domain-containing protein is translated as METLVQLLMRGMDAGLQLLTQPFYYISILFVMLLYRRQVLLERKLFHVRLHSWGLQTWRTFLGGLLAGLAVSVAVAFLGVSLSLGAIICIWVTSLILMLFHIRYLCFAYSIGLLGILQFVLSWFPNLAAEGWVHTVLSTIRSLDIPALLALAAVLHFAEAVLVKLQGSGFATPLFLEGKRGKLVGGYHMQSFWPLPLFMLVPAAGGGAVLPWTPFFGGDAWSGGFMMMALPVVIGFGEMTQSMLPKEKAAITSKRLIIYAAVVLALSMLAEWWSPLSLIAALAALLLHEGLVWYSRYEEQQRSPVFVHPVRGLRVLAVLPDSPAHELGIQPGETILKVNGILVHSKEQLHGALRQNPAFCKLEVRNHQGESKFLQRAIYAGDHHQLGAIVAPDPRDGIAARLKPVSLITLLANKLHVQKFRKDPAGEKARRSEEAGFPS
- a CDS encoding response regulator, whose translation is MISVLIVDDDPFIRESLKLLVGMDPDIEVTGAAAHGGEALALLEDGLAADVVLMDIRMPVCDGVEGTLRIREKYPDIRVLMLTTFDDEDYIAEALRNGASGYLLKNIPPDRIIQGIKTVHDGNMLIHPDIARKLTGMLRPAAQPAPQTPARLEAFGLTPAECNIVTLIADGLSNKEIAGRLYLSEGTVKNYVTDILGKLSLRDRTQIAIFYLKKVQS